Proteins from one Triticum aestivum cultivar Chinese Spring chromosome 7A, IWGSC CS RefSeq v2.1, whole genome shotgun sequence genomic window:
- the LOC123148557 gene encoding hypersensitive-induced response protein 4, giving the protein MVSAFFLFCGCVEQANVAVVEKWGRFLRLAEPGLHFFNPFAGELVAGTLSTRVQSLDVKVETKTKDNVFVQLICTIQYRVVKENADDAFYELQNPQQQIQSYVFDVVRAIVPRMELDSLFEQKNDVAKAVLEELEKVMSDYGYSIEHILMVDIIPDAAVRRAMNDINAAQRLQLASVYKGEAEKIHLVKKAEGEAEAKYLSGVGIAKQRQAITDGLRENILNFSHSVSGTSAKEVMDLIMVTQYFDTIKELGDNSKTTTVFIPHGPGHVKDIGDQIRTGMMEASSSGL; this is encoded by the exons ATGGTGAGCGCCTTCTTCCTCTTCTGCGGGTGCGTGGAGCAGGCCAACGtggcggtggtggagaagtggGGCCGCTTCCTCCGCCTCGCCGAGCCGGGCCTCCACTTCTTCAACCCCTTCGCCGGCGAGCTCGTCGCCGGGACCCTCTCCACCCGCGTCCAGTCGCTCGACGTCAAGGTCGAGACCAAGACCAAG GATAATGTGTTTGTTCAGCTGATCTGTACAATTCAATACCGGGTTGTTAAGGAGAATGCAGATGATGCATTCTATGAGTTGCAGAATCCCCAACAGCAAATTCAGTCCTACGTCTTTGATG TGGTTCGAGCCATAGTTCCAAGAATGGAGCTGGACAGTCTTTTTGAGCAAAAGAATGATGTTGCAAAGGCTGTACTTGAGGAGCTTGAAAAG GTGATGTCAGATTATGGTTACAGCATTGAGCACATTCTCATGGTTGACATCATCCCTGATGCTGCTGTCCGCAGAGCCATGAACGACATAAATGCAG CCCAACGGCTCCAGCTTGCGAGTGTCTACAAAGGAGAAGCGGAGAAGATCCATCTGGTGAAGAAGGCGGAAGGGGAGGCCGAGGCTAAGTACCTGTCAGGCGTCGGCATCGCCAAGCAGCGGCAGGCTATCACGGACGGCCTGCGGGAGAACATCCTCAACTTCTCGCACTCGGTGTCGGGCACGAGCGCCAAGGAGGTGATGGACCTGATCATGGTCACCCAGTACTTCGACACCATCAAGGAGCTCGGGGACAATTCGAAGACCACCACGGTGTTCATCCCCCACGGCCCGGGCCACGTCAAGGACATCGGCGACCAGATCCGCACCGGCATGATGGAGGCGTCGAGCAGCGGCCTGTAG